From Cryptococcus neoformans var. neoformans B-3501A chromosome 6, whole genome shotgun sequence, the proteins below share one genomic window:
- a CDS encoding hypothetical protein (HMMPfam hit to DUF77, Domain of unknown function DUF77, score: 125.5, E(): 1.2e-34), giving the protein MSDQLYAVADFCLIPMGLSVPSVGPQIAECQKVLEKSGLEYKLHGYGTNIEGPWDEVMKAIGDCHKAVHAMGTPRIATDIRIGTRTDKSITSGGNDGKVKRVEEILAKESSKA; this is encoded by the exons ATGTCTGACCAGCTCTACGCCGTCGCTGACT TCTGTCTCATCCCCATGGGTCTTTCTGTCCCTTCTGTTGGCCCTCAGATCGCAGAATGTCAGAAAGTTCTTGAGAAGTCTGGACTGGAATACAAG TTGCA CGGTTACGGAACTAACATTGAAGGTCCCTGGGATGAAGTTATGAAG GCGATCGGAGACTGTCACAAGGCTGTTCACGCCATGGGTACCCCTAGAATTGCG ACCGATATCAGGATTGGTACTCGAACGGACAAGAGTATCACCTCTGGAGGAAACGATGGGAAAGTCAAGCGTGTCGAAGAGATCCTCGCCAAAGAGTCATCCAAAGCATAA